One Cellulomonas soli DNA window includes the following coding sequences:
- a CDS encoding M50 family metallopeptidase, with product MAYLVGVLVVVVVLLASIGLHEVGHMVPAKRFGVRVSQYMVGFGPTLWSRTKGETEYGLKAIPLGGYVRLIGMYPPAEAVGDPQPRTAFGRLAADARAASAEEILPGQDHRAFYRLSTPKKLVVMLGGPVMNLLIAVVLMAVMLLGFGTPGSSTTLSVVAECVIPLDAPADRTCAEGDKTSPGAAAGLLPGDTVVEYDGTAIESWDQLAALIRQTGEQAVPVVVRRDGELVDLSVTPMVADRPVLDDQDQYTYDAAGDIVTASVGYVGITPTDELQRQSVLDVPATVVDRTWQTATVVATLPAKVVDLARSTFGGAERDETSIVGIVGIGRFAGEIASYDGAGIDTQLKIISLLDMLASLNIALFVFNLIPLPPLDGGHVAAALWEGARRQVARRRGLPRPGPFDTARLVPLAYTVFVLLGGVGLLLVYADLVNPVTIG from the coding sequence ATGGCCTACCTGGTCGGCGTGCTCGTGGTGGTCGTGGTCCTGCTGGCCTCGATCGGCCTGCACGAGGTCGGTCACATGGTGCCCGCCAAGCGCTTCGGCGTGCGGGTCAGCCAGTACATGGTCGGCTTCGGGCCCACGCTGTGGTCCCGCACGAAGGGCGAGACCGAGTACGGCCTCAAGGCCATCCCCCTGGGCGGGTACGTCCGCCTCATCGGCATGTACCCGCCGGCCGAGGCCGTGGGCGACCCCCAGCCCCGCACCGCGTTCGGCAGGCTGGCTGCCGACGCCCGCGCCGCGAGCGCCGAGGAGATCCTGCCCGGGCAGGACCACCGCGCCTTCTACCGCCTGTCGACCCCCAAGAAGCTCGTGGTCATGCTCGGCGGCCCGGTGATGAACCTGCTGATCGCCGTCGTCCTCATGGCCGTCATGCTGCTGGGGTTCGGAACCCCGGGCTCGAGCACGACGCTCTCGGTCGTCGCCGAGTGCGTCATCCCGCTCGACGCGCCCGCCGATCGCACGTGCGCCGAGGGCGACAAGACGTCCCCTGGCGCGGCTGCCGGCCTGCTCCCGGGCGATACCGTCGTGGAGTACGACGGGACCGCGATCGAGTCCTGGGACCAGCTGGCGGCGTTGATCCGTCAGACGGGTGAGCAGGCCGTGCCGGTGGTCGTGCGGCGCGACGGCGAGCTCGTCGACCTGTCCGTGACGCCGATGGTCGCCGACCGTCCCGTGCTCGACGACCAGGACCAGTACACCTACGACGCGGCGGGCGACATCGTGACGGCCTCCGTCGGCTACGTCGGGATCACGCCCACCGACGAGCTGCAGCGCCAGTCCGTCCTCGACGTGCCGGCAACGGTCGTCGACCGTACCTGGCAGACCGCCACGGTCGTGGCCACGCTGCCCGCCAAGGTCGTGGACCTCGCGCGGTCCACCTTCGGTGGTGCGGAGCGCGACGAGACGAGCATCGTCGGGATCGTCGGCATCGGCCGGTTCGCCGGGGAGATCGCGTCCTACGACGGCGCAGGCATCGACACCCAGCTGAAGATCATCTCCCTGCTGGACATGCTCGCGAGCCTCAACATCGCGCTGTTCGTCTTCAACCTCATCCCGCTGCCCCCGCTCGACGGCGGGCACGTCGCGGCGGCGCTCTGGGAGGGTGCACGCAGGCAGGTCGCCCGCCGGCGCGGGCTGCCGCGGCCGGGGCCGTTCGACACCGCGCGCCTGGTGCCGCTGGCGTACACCGTCTTCGTCCTGCTCGGCGGCGTCGGGCTGCTGCTCGTCTACGCCGACCTCGTCAACCCGGTGACGATCGGCTGA
- the gabT gene encoding 4-aminobutyrate--2-oxoglutarate transaminase, whose amino-acid sequence MTTVSASSPTPPSTPREPGTPHPRPPLEQSRHLATAIPGPRSLALAARRATVVAAGVSSTLPVYVARAGGAVLEDVDGNRLVDLGSGIAVTSVGASAPEVVAAVSEQVADFTHTCFMVSPYEEYVALCEVLARLTPGTHAKRSVLVNSGAEAVENAVKIARRATGRDAVVVLDHAYHGRTNLTMAMTARAMPYKTGFGPFAGEVYRVPASYPLRDPDGMTGAQAAARAIDIAQRQVGADRIAAVVVEPILGEGGFVVPAPGFLPALAAWARENGIVFVADEVQTGFARTGAMFASEHEGVVPDLVALAKGIGGGLPLGAVTGRAELMDAVHAGGLGGTYGGNPVACAAALAATALYERDDLAGAARAIEDRALGRLRDIAADVPAIAEVRGRGAMLGIELVRPGTLEPDKDAAGAVARACLAAGVLVLTCGTWGNVVRLLPPLVIETSVLDDALDVLERALRGLA is encoded by the coding sequence ATGACCACGGTTTCCGCGTCCTCCCCCACGCCGCCGTCAACTCCTCGCGAACCGGGCACGCCGCACCCCCGGCCGCCGCTCGAGCAGAGCCGCCACCTCGCCACCGCGATCCCCGGTCCGCGCTCGCTCGCGCTGGCCGCCCGCCGCGCCACCGTGGTGGCCGCCGGTGTCTCCTCCACCCTGCCGGTGTACGTCGCTCGCGCGGGCGGCGCCGTCCTGGAGGACGTGGACGGCAACCGGCTGGTCGACCTCGGGTCCGGGATCGCCGTCACCTCCGTGGGCGCCAGCGCACCCGAGGTGGTCGCCGCGGTCAGCGAGCAGGTCGCCGACTTCACCCACACGTGCTTCATGGTCTCGCCGTACGAGGAGTACGTCGCGCTCTGCGAGGTGCTCGCCCGCCTGACCCCCGGCACCCACGCGAAACGGTCCGTCCTGGTCAACTCCGGCGCGGAAGCCGTCGAGAACGCCGTGAAGATCGCCCGCCGCGCCACCGGGCGTGATGCGGTCGTCGTGCTCGACCACGCCTACCACGGACGCACCAACCTCACGATGGCGATGACCGCCCGCGCCATGCCCTACAAGACGGGATTCGGGCCGTTCGCCGGCGAGGTGTACCGGGTCCCCGCGTCCTACCCGCTGCGCGACCCCGACGGCATGACGGGCGCGCAGGCGGCCGCACGCGCGATCGACATCGCGCAGCGGCAGGTCGGGGCCGATCGGATCGCCGCCGTGGTCGTCGAGCCGATCCTCGGCGAGGGCGGCTTCGTCGTGCCCGCGCCGGGGTTCCTGCCGGCCCTGGCCGCCTGGGCCAGGGAGAACGGCATCGTCTTCGTCGCGGACGAGGTGCAGACCGGGTTCGCGCGGACAGGCGCCATGTTCGCGAGCGAGCACGAGGGCGTCGTGCCGGACCTGGTGGCCCTCGCCAAGGGGATCGGCGGCGGTCTGCCGCTCGGGGCCGTCACCGGTCGGGCCGAGCTCATGGACGCCGTGCACGCCGGAGGGCTGGGCGGGACCTACGGCGGCAACCCGGTGGCGTGCGCCGCCGCTCTGGCGGCGACCGCGCTGTACGAGCGGGACGACCTCGCCGGTGCCGCACGCGCCATCGAGGACCGCGCGCTCGGGAGGCTGCGAGACATCGCCGCCGACGTGCCGGCGATCGCCGAGGTGCGCGGACGCGGGGCCATGCTCGGGATCGAGCTGGTCAGACCCGGCACGCTCGAGCCCGACAAGGATGCCGCGGGGGCGGTCGCGCGTGCGTGCCTCGCGGCCGGAGTCCTCGTGCTCACCTGCGGGACCTGGGGCAACGTGGTGCGCCTGCTGCCCCCGCTGGTCATCGAGACCTCCGTGCTCGACGACGCGCTCGACGTGCTCGAGCGGGCCCTGCGCGGCCTGGCGTGA
- a CDS encoding transaminase, translating into MTDVDRGALHALHATETQRFVEAHPACARLAEAGRAHMPYGVPMSWMAKWPGPFAVHVDQAAGAHFTCADGIEHVDLCLGDTGAMSGHAPAPTVAAITAQAARGITSMLPTADAALVAAELTARFGTGASRVEAWQFTLTATDANRHVLRYARHVTGRRRVVVMDFCYHGSVDETFATLDAQGHVVPRRGTIGAPVPADLTTLVVPFNDVDALRTALAGGDVAAVLLEPALTNIGIVLPDDGYLDAVRALTREHGAWMVVDETHTLCAGPGGCTAAWGLDPDVVVVGKTIGGGVPSAAFGLTADLAAAVQRSVELEDIDVGGVGGTLAGNALSMAATRATLTQVLTPAAFAHMEELAVRWTEGVQGVLSATGLPWHVTRLGARAEYAFSPNAPHDGAQAAASDDFPLQQYLHLQALNRGVLLTPFHNMALMSPATSAADVDRHSAAFSEAADAVRALRPRG; encoded by the coding sequence GTGACCGACGTGGACCGGGGCGCGCTGCACGCCCTGCACGCGACCGAGACCCAGCGGTTCGTCGAGGCGCACCCCGCCTGCGCGCGGCTGGCCGAGGCCGGGCGTGCGCACATGCCCTACGGCGTGCCCATGTCGTGGATGGCCAAGTGGCCGGGCCCGTTCGCCGTGCACGTGGACCAGGCGGCCGGCGCCCACTTCACCTGCGCCGACGGCATCGAGCACGTCGACCTGTGCCTCGGCGACACCGGGGCGATGAGCGGGCACGCACCGGCACCGACCGTCGCGGCGATCACGGCGCAGGCCGCACGCGGCATCACCTCGATGCTGCCCACCGCCGACGCCGCCCTCGTCGCCGCCGAGCTGACCGCACGGTTCGGCACCGGCGCCTCACGCGTCGAGGCCTGGCAGTTCACCCTGACCGCCACCGACGCCAACCGGCACGTGCTGCGCTACGCACGGCACGTCACCGGCCGCCGTCGGGTCGTCGTCATGGACTTCTGCTACCACGGCTCGGTCGACGAGACGTTCGCGACGCTCGACGCGCAGGGGCACGTGGTCCCGCGCCGGGGAACGATCGGAGCCCCGGTCCCTGCAGACCTGACGACGCTCGTGGTGCCGTTCAACGACGTGGACGCCCTGCGCACCGCCCTGGCCGGCGGCGACGTCGCCGCGGTGCTGCTCGAGCCCGCACTGACCAACATCGGCATCGTGCTGCCCGACGACGGCTACCTGGACGCCGTCCGGGCGCTGACGCGCGAGCACGGGGCCTGGATGGTCGTCGACGAGACGCACACGCTGTGCGCCGGACCCGGGGGCTGCACCGCCGCCTGGGGCCTCGACCCCGACGTGGTCGTCGTGGGCAAGACGATCGGCGGCGGTGTCCCGTCCGCCGCGTTCGGTCTCACCGCCGACCTCGCGGCGGCCGTGCAGCGCAGCGTCGAGCTCGAGGACATCGACGTGGGCGGGGTGGGCGGCACGCTGGCCGGGAACGCCCTGTCGATGGCCGCCACCCGCGCGACACTGACGCAGGTCCTGACCCCGGCGGCGTTCGCGCACATGGAGGAGCTCGCCGTGCGGTGGACCGAGGGCGTGCAGGGCGTGCTGAGCGCCACCGGGCTGCCGTGGCACGTCACCCGGCTCGGGGCGCGTGCCGAGTACGCGTTCTCGCCGAACGCCCCGCACGACGGCGCGCAGGCCGCCGCGAGCGACGACTTCCCGTTGCAGCAGTACCTGCACCTGCAGGCGCTCAACCGTGGGGTCCTGCTCACGCCGTTCCACAACATGGCTCTCATGAGCCCGGCGACCAGCGCAGCGGACGTGGACCGGCACAGCGCGGCGTTCTCCGAGGCGGCAGACGCGGTCCGGGCGCTGCGACCGCGCGGCTGA
- a CDS encoding polyamine ABC transporter substrate-binding protein, translating to MSVRRPPLTDPRAQALVRAASRSRSSGLTRRGLLLGALGTAGAGAVLAACGAPAKGSGAGSGTAGLVRWANWSYYLDTDESGTTHPTLEEFTARTGIRAEYTEAIEDNDTFWDSISGTLEAGKDIGYDIVTLTNYKAAQMIEEGFAEELDRSRIPNAANLVEELSLVDFDLGRTHSLTWQSGFAGLAWAKDQVPRGLHTLSDLWAPELAGRVEVLSEMRDTMGLILLDLGVDPGGSWGDTEFYMALEVLRDKIDTGHVRKVSGASYTDGLVAGDTVAVIGWSGDITALNYENADRFEFALPEAGGTLWSDNLLIPTGSPHKADAEDLINFYYDPEVAAQVAAWVNYITPVQGAQEAMVAIDPELAQDPMIFPDEATLRQAHVFRTLAPDEDARFTAEFAAVIGG from the coding sequence ATGTCCGTCCGACGTCCGCCACTGACCGACCCGCGCGCCCAGGCCCTGGTGCGTGCAGCCTCCCGTTCCCGCTCGTCCGGGCTGACCCGCCGAGGGCTTCTGCTCGGTGCGCTCGGCACCGCGGGTGCCGGGGCCGTGCTTGCCGCGTGCGGCGCACCCGCGAAGGGCAGCGGTGCCGGATCGGGCACCGCCGGCCTGGTCCGCTGGGCGAACTGGTCGTACTACCTGGACACCGACGAGTCGGGCACGACGCACCCGACGCTCGAGGAGTTCACGGCCCGCACCGGCATCCGTGCGGAGTACACCGAGGCGATCGAGGACAACGACACGTTCTGGGACTCGATCAGCGGCACGCTCGAGGCCGGCAAGGACATCGGGTACGACATCGTCACCCTGACGAACTACAAGGCCGCGCAGATGATCGAGGAGGGTTTCGCCGAGGAGCTTGACCGCAGTCGGATCCCGAACGCCGCCAACCTCGTCGAGGAGCTCAGCCTCGTCGACTTCGATCTCGGTCGGACGCACTCGCTGACCTGGCAGTCCGGCTTCGCGGGGCTCGCCTGGGCCAAGGACCAGGTGCCGCGGGGCCTGCACACGCTGTCCGACCTGTGGGCACCTGAGCTGGCCGGTCGCGTCGAGGTGCTCTCCGAGATGCGCGACACGATGGGGCTCATCCTGCTGGACCTGGGCGTCGACCCGGGCGGCAGCTGGGGAGACACCGAGTTCTACATGGCGCTCGAGGTGCTGCGGGACAAGATCGACACCGGCCACGTGCGCAAGGTGAGCGGCGCCTCGTACACCGACGGGCTCGTCGCGGGTGACACCGTCGCGGTCATCGGCTGGTCCGGCGACATCACCGCGCTCAACTACGAGAACGCGGACCGCTTCGAGTTCGCGCTGCCCGAGGCGGGCGGCACGCTCTGGAGCGACAACCTGCTGATCCCGACTGGTTCGCCGCACAAGGCCGACGCCGAGGACCTCATCAACTTCTACTACGACCCCGAGGTCGCCGCGCAGGTCGCCGCCTGGGTCAACTACATCACCCCGGTGCAGGGCGCGCAGGAGGCGATGGTGGCCATCGACCCGGAGCTCGCGCAGGACCCGATGATCTTCCCCGACGAGGCCACCCTGCGTCAGGCGCACGTCTTCCGGACGCTCGCTCCCGACGAGGACGCCCGCTTCACCGCCGAGTTCGCCGCCGTCATCGGCGGCTGA
- a CDS encoding saccharopine dehydrogenase family protein, whose product MRILVIGSGGVGDAVARIAARRDFFELMVVADVDVTRAQRTVDAARVNDVGKDRFVAAAVDASDAGSVESLVREHGATHVLNAVDPRFVMSIFTGVLAAGAHYLDMAMSLSRPHPQQPYEQVGVRLGDEQFATTASWQDAGLLALVGIGVEPGLSDVFARYAADHLFSQIEELGVRDGANLVVRGDDGEPVFAPSFSIWTTIEECLNPPVIWSAARAASGGGLEDGWYTVPPFHEPEVFDFPEPVGPVECVHVEHEEVLLMPRWVDAQKVTFKYGLGEEFIGVLRTLHQLGLDSTAPVSVRGVEVSPRDVVAAVLPDPATLGPRMTGSTCAGLLVTGTGKDGSPREVYLHHLVDNAWSMAEYGAQCVVWQTAVNPVVALELLAAGTWSGTGVLGPEAFDAVPFLELLAAPTPGGYGSPWGLQERVPAVSAGVATA is encoded by the coding sequence GTGCGGATCCTCGTGATCGGCAGCGGAGGTGTGGGGGACGCCGTCGCGCGGATCGCCGCCCGACGTGACTTCTTCGAGCTGATGGTCGTCGCCGACGTCGACGTCACCCGTGCCCAGCGCACGGTGGACGCCGCGCGCGTGAACGACGTGGGCAAGGACCGGTTCGTGGCCGCCGCCGTCGACGCCTCCGACGCGGGGTCGGTCGAGTCGCTCGTGCGCGAGCACGGCGCGACGCACGTGCTCAACGCGGTCGACCCGCGGTTCGTCATGTCGATCTTCACCGGGGTGCTCGCGGCCGGCGCGCACTACCTCGACATGGCCATGTCGCTGTCGCGCCCGCACCCGCAGCAGCCGTACGAGCAGGTGGGCGTCCGGCTCGGCGACGAGCAGTTCGCGACCACGGCGAGCTGGCAGGACGCCGGGCTGCTCGCGCTCGTGGGCATCGGCGTCGAGCCGGGGCTCTCGGACGTGTTCGCCCGGTACGCGGCCGACCACCTGTTCTCGCAGATCGAGGAGCTGGGCGTGCGCGACGGGGCCAACCTCGTGGTGCGCGGCGACGACGGAGAACCGGTGTTCGCCCCGTCGTTCTCGATCTGGACGACGATCGAGGAGTGCCTGAACCCGCCCGTCATCTGGTCGGCCGCGCGGGCCGCGTCGGGCGGCGGGCTCGAGGACGGCTGGTACACGGTGCCGCCGTTCCACGAGCCGGAGGTCTTCGACTTCCCAGAGCCGGTCGGCCCCGTGGAGTGCGTGCACGTCGAGCACGAGGAGGTCCTTCTCATGCCGCGCTGGGTCGACGCGCAGAAGGTGACCTTCAAGTACGGCCTCGGTGAGGAGTTCATCGGGGTGCTGCGCACGCTGCACCAGCTGGGCCTGGACTCCACCGCGCCCGTCTCGGTCCGGGGGGTCGAGGTCAGCCCGCGGGACGTCGTGGCCGCGGTCCTGCCCGACCCGGCGACGCTGGGCCCCCGCATGACCGGCTCGACGTGTGCCGGCCTGCTGGTGACCGGCACCGGCAAGGACGGGTCGCCGCGCGAGGTGTACCTGCACCACCTGGTCGACAACGCCTGGTCGATGGCCGAGTACGGCGCGCAGTGCGTCGTCTGGCAGACGGCGGTGAACCCGGTCGTGGCGCTCGAGCTGCTGGCCGCGGGCACCTGGTCGGGCACCGGCGTGCTCGGTCCGGAGGCCTTCGACGCGGTCCCGTTCCTCGAGCTGCTGGCCGCGCCCACGCCGGGCGGCTACGGCTCGCCCTGGGGTCTGCAGGAGCGCGTGCCGGCCGTGTCGGCGGGGGTCGCGACGGCCTGA
- a CDS encoding ABC transporter permease, producing the protein MVPVAYTVLFSFNDAGKTNLVWRGFTLDAWQNPCGAPQVCEAFVNSLQVGVIATLIATALGTLIAIALVRFQFRGRPLVNLLIFLPMSTPEVVLGAALLAQFLSLRVQLGMTTVIIAHTMFCISFVVVTVKARVASLDPALEEAAGDLYATPWQAFWRVTFPLLLPGIAAAALLAFSLSFDDFIITNFNSGSFETFPKFVYVSATRGIPPQANVISSFMFVLALVLVVVVQVVGAARGRRRRG; encoded by the coding sequence ATGGTCCCGGTCGCCTACACCGTCCTGTTCTCGTTCAACGACGCGGGCAAGACGAACCTCGTGTGGCGCGGCTTCACGCTCGACGCGTGGCAGAACCCGTGCGGTGCGCCGCAGGTGTGCGAGGCGTTCGTGAACTCGCTGCAGGTCGGGGTGATCGCCACGCTGATCGCCACCGCGCTCGGCACCCTGATCGCGATCGCCCTGGTCCGCTTCCAGTTCCGGGGGCGCCCGCTGGTCAACCTGCTGATCTTCCTGCCGATGTCGACCCCCGAGGTCGTCCTGGGTGCGGCGCTGCTCGCGCAGTTCCTGTCGCTGCGCGTCCAGCTCGGCATGACGACCGTGATCATCGCGCACACGATGTTCTGCATCAGCTTCGTCGTCGTGACCGTCAAGGCGCGCGTCGCGAGCCTCGACCCGGCCCTCGAGGAGGCTGCCGGCGACCTGTACGCCACCCCGTGGCAGGCGTTCTGGCGGGTCACGTTCCCGCTGCTCCTGCCCGGGATCGCGGCGGCGGCGCTGCTGGCCTTCAGCCTCAGCTTCGACGACTTCATCATCACGAACTTCAACTCGGGCAGCTTCGAGACGTTCCCGAAGTTCGTGTACGTCTCGGCCACGCGCGGCATCCCGCCACAGGCCAACGTCATCAGCTCGTTCATGTTCGTGCTCGCCCTCGTGCTGGTCGTGGTCGTGCAGGTCGTGGGCGCCGCCCGGGGCCGCCGACGGCGCGGGTGA
- a CDS encoding ABC transporter permease — MAAALGDAGSPTPHATPRVQSRSRGWVPLLLPGLGYLVLFFVVPVGALLATSLYVPVPGGDVGQFQPALEFSNYTDALGQFWPQLVRSFAFALLATVASLIIGYPMAYAIAVRARGHKLLQGLMLVLVVAPFFTSFILRTIAWKQILADDAFVVQAMQWLHLLPPDGRLTATPFAVVCGLTYNFLPFMVLPIYANLERLDSRLLEAGADLYASPLTTFRTVTLPLSMPGIVGGTLLVFIPASGDYVNSSLLGNNTNTAMIGQVIDARFFKVLDYPTAAALSVVLMAAILLLVGAYVRRAGTDDLL, encoded by the coding sequence ATCGCGGCGGCGCTCGGGGACGCCGGATCACCCACCCCGCACGCCACGCCTCGGGTGCAGTCCCGCTCCCGCGGCTGGGTGCCCCTGCTCCTGCCCGGTCTGGGCTACCTGGTGCTGTTCTTCGTCGTCCCCGTCGGTGCGCTGCTCGCCACGTCGCTGTACGTGCCGGTGCCGGGCGGTGACGTCGGCCAGTTCCAGCCCGCCCTGGAGTTCTCCAACTACACCGACGCCCTCGGCCAGTTCTGGCCGCAGCTGGTGCGCTCGTTCGCCTTCGCGCTCCTGGCGACCGTCGCCTCGCTGATCATCGGGTACCCCATGGCCTACGCGATCGCCGTGCGGGCCCGTGGCCACAAGCTGCTGCAGGGCCTCATGCTCGTGCTGGTCGTCGCCCCGTTCTTCACCAGCTTCATCCTGCGCACCATCGCCTGGAAGCAGATCCTGGCCGACGACGCGTTCGTCGTGCAGGCCATGCAGTGGCTGCACCTGCTGCCACCCGACGGACGCCTGACGGCGACCCCGTTCGCCGTGGTCTGCGGCCTGACGTACAACTTCCTGCCGTTCATGGTCCTGCCGATCTACGCGAACCTCGAACGGCTCGACTCGCGGCTGCTCGAGGCGGGCGCCGACCTGTACGCCTCGCCGCTCACCACCTTCCGCACGGTGACGCTCCCGCTGTCCATGCCCGGCATCGTCGGTGGCACGCTGCTGGTCTTCATCCCGGCCTCCGGTGACTACGTGAACTCCTCGCTGCTGGGCAACAACACGAACACCGCGATGATCGGGCAGGTGATCGACGCCCGGTTCTTCAAGGTGCTCGACTACCCGACGGCCGCCGCGTTGTCGGTGGTCCTCATGGCCGCGATCCTGCTGCTGGTCGGCGCGTACGTGCGCCGCGCCGGGACGGACGACCTGCTGTGA
- a CDS encoding ABC transporter ATP-binding protein: MPPSPVPSDAGLAPAGAALEIERVTKSFGEFVAVDDLTLTIPSGSFFALLGPSGCGKTTTLRMVAGLEQPSAGTISIGGRDVTGTRAHQRPVNTVFQSYALFPHLTIAENVAFGLRRKGVKEVARRVAEGLELVELGHLAQNKPSMLSGGQQQRVALARALVNRPALLLLDEPLGALDLKLRRQMQLELKRIQDEVGLTFVHVTHDQEEAMTMADTVAVMNKGRIEQMGAPAELYEHPRTAFVANFLGQSNLAPGTVVEELDGGAMLGVDLLGARVLVPRSRAVRTEGAVLVGIRPEKVRILVGSQEPGPDENVLGPGVVTDVSFTGVSTQYQVEIPGLGTFGVFAQNLLGGATVSHGATVRLAWTAAYSFGLDGREDVESGLADLDDEP; encoded by the coding sequence GTGCCCCCCTCTCCCGTGCCCAGCGACGCGGGTCTCGCCCCGGCCGGGGCCGCGCTCGAGATCGAGCGGGTGACCAAGTCGTTCGGCGAGTTCGTCGCGGTGGACGACCTCACGCTCACGATCCCCTCGGGCTCGTTCTTCGCCCTCCTCGGCCCGTCGGGCTGCGGCAAGACGACGACGCTGCGCATGGTCGCCGGACTCGAGCAGCCCAGCGCCGGCACGATCTCGATCGGCGGTCGGGACGTGACCGGCACGCGGGCGCACCAGCGCCCGGTGAACACGGTCTTCCAGAGCTACGCGCTCTTCCCGCACCTGACGATCGCCGAGAACGTGGCGTTCGGCCTGCGGCGCAAGGGGGTCAAGGAGGTCGCCCGACGGGTCGCCGAGGGGCTCGAGCTCGTCGAGCTCGGTCACCTCGCGCAGAACAAGCCGTCGATGCTCTCCGGTGGGCAGCAGCAGCGCGTCGCGCTGGCCAGGGCGTTGGTCAACCGACCCGCGCTCCTGCTGCTCGACGAGCCGCTCGGCGCGCTCGACCTCAAGCTCCGGCGGCAGATGCAGCTCGAGCTCAAGCGCATCCAGGACGAGGTCGGGCTGACGTTCGTGCACGTCACCCACGACCAGGAGGAGGCCATGACCATGGCCGACACCGTCGCCGTGATGAACAAGGGCCGCATCGAGCAGATGGGGGCGCCCGCCGAGCTGTACGAGCACCCCCGCACCGCGTTCGTGGCCAACTTCCTCGGCCAGTCGAACCTGGCGCCCGGCACCGTCGTCGAGGAGCTCGACGGCGGCGCGATGCTCGGGGTCGACCTGCTCGGTGCGCGGGTGCTCGTGCCGCGCTCACGGGCCGTGCGCACCGAGGGTGCGGTGCTCGTGGGCATCCGCCCCGAGAAGGTGCGGATCCTCGTCGGCAGCCAGGAGCCCGGGCCGGACGAGAACGTGCTCGGGCCCGGGGTGGTCACCGACGTGTCCTTCACCGGGGTGAGCACGCAGTACCAGGTCGAGATCCCCGGCCTGGGCACGTTCGGGGTGTTCGCCCAGAACCTGCTCGGCGGGGCGACCGTCTCCCACGGCGCCACGGTGCGCCTGGCGTGGACGGCGGCCTACTCGTTCGGGCTCGACGGCCGCGAGGACGTCGAGTCGGGCCTGGCCGACCTGGACGACGAGCCGTGA
- a CDS encoding polyamine ABC transporter substrate-binding protein, translating into MTAHRRPPLTDPRVRALVAAAGGRSHTGPSRRTFLLGALGTAGAATLLAACGTGGTTGTGSAPSAGADLSETDKLVRWANWTLYLDQDDSGTRYPTLEAFTEKTGIEVEYSEDIDDNDSFYGKVSGQLANGQDIGYDIMTLTDWMAARMIRLGYTQELDRTRIPNAENILPNLADVDFDPGRAHSLTWQSGFGGLAWDKSKVPGGLHTVSDLWAPELAGRVEVLSEMRDTVGLIMFDQGVDPGGTWGDDEFAAALDVLKEKIDSGHIRQVRGNSYAQDLVSGDAVAVIGWSGDITALNYENDDRFEFAIPEAGGTLWSDNLMIPIGATHKANAETLFDYYYDPEVAAQVAAWVNYITPVQGAQAAMEAIDPELAANTLIFPDEATLAKVSTFRSLAPDEEERYNGDFLDVIGA; encoded by the coding sequence ATGACCGCTCATCGCCGCCCGCCGCTCACCGACCCCCGGGTGCGTGCGCTCGTCGCCGCAGCCGGTGGTCGCTCGCACACCGGGCCGTCGCGTCGCACGTTCCTCCTGGGTGCGCTCGGCACCGCCGGCGCCGCCACGCTGCTCGCCGCGTGCGGGACCGGCGGCACGACCGGCACGGGCTCGGCACCCTCGGCCGGGGCCGACCTGTCGGAGACCGACAAGCTCGTCCGCTGGGCCAACTGGACGCTCTACCTCGACCAGGACGACAGCGGCACGCGGTACCCGACGCTCGAGGCGTTCACGGAGAAGACCGGCATCGAGGTCGAGTACTCCGAGGACATCGACGACAACGACTCGTTCTACGGCAAGGTCTCCGGGCAGCTGGCCAACGGCCAGGACATCGGCTACGACATCATGACGCTGACCGACTGGATGGCCGCGCGGATGATCCGGCTCGGCTACACCCAGGAGCTCGACCGCACGCGCATCCCGAACGCCGAGAACATCCTGCCGAACCTCGCGGACGTCGACTTCGACCCCGGGCGCGCGCACTCCCTGACCTGGCAGTCCGGGTTCGGCGGGCTCGCCTGGGACAAGTCGAAGGTGCCGGGCGGGCTGCACACCGTCTCGGACCTGTGGGCGCCCGAGCTCGCCGGTCGCGTCGAGGTGCTCTCGGAGATGCGCGACACGGTCGGCCTCATCATGTTCGACCAGGGCGTCGACCCGGGCGGCACCTGGGGTGACGACGAGTTCGCCGCCGCCCTGGACGTGCTCAAGGAGAAGATCGACTCCGGCCACATCCGCCAGGTGCGCGGCAACTCCTACGCGCAGGACCTGGTCTCGGGCGACGCCGTCGCGGTCATCGGCTGGTCCGGCGACATCACGGCGCTCAACTACGAGAACGACGACCGCTTCGAGTTCGCGATCCCTGAGGCCGGCGGCACGCTCTGGTCGGACAACCTCATGATCCCGATCGGCGCCACGCACAAGGCCAACGCCGAGACCCTCTTCGACTACTACTACGACCCGGAGGTCGCGGCCCAGGTCGCGGCCTGGGTCAACTACATCACCCCGGTCCAGGGGGCGCAGGCGGCGATGGAGGCCATCGACCCCGAGCTCGCCGCGAACACGCTGATCTTCCCGGACGAGGCGACCCTGGCGAAGGTCAGCACCTTCCGCTCGCTCGCCCCGGACGAGGAGGAGCGCTACAACGGCGACTTCCTCGACGTGATCGGCGCCTGA